A window of Pseudomonas guangdongensis contains these coding sequences:
- the arfB gene encoding alternative ribosome rescue aminoacyl-tRNA hydrolase ArfB, which yields MLEISNAVHLPDHEIELHAIRAQGAGGQNVNKVFSAVHLRFDIPASSLPAFYKERLLALRDSRISSEGVIVIKAQQYRTQEQNRADALARLVEMIRSVTRVEKARRPTKPTRGSKLRRLEGKSQRGAIKAGRGKVDY from the coding sequence ATGCTGGAAATCTCCAATGCCGTCCATCTGCCCGATCACGAGATCGAGCTGCACGCGATCCGCGCCCAGGGCGCCGGCGGACAGAACGTCAACAAGGTGTTCAGCGCGGTGCACCTGCGCTTCGACATCCCGGCCTCCAGCCTGCCGGCGTTCTACAAGGAGCGCCTGCTGGCGCTGCGCGACAGCCGGATCAGCTCCGAGGGGGTGATCGTGATCAAGGCCCAGCAGTACCGCACCCAGGAGCAGAACCGCGCCGATGCGCTGGCGCGCCTGGTCGAGATGATCCGCAGCGTGACCCGGGTGGAGAAGGCACGGCGGCCGACTAAGCCGACGCGGGGGTCGAAGCTGCGCCGCCTGGAGGGCAAGAGCCAGCGCGGGGCGATCAAGGCCGGGCGCGGCAAGGTGGATTACTGA
- the guaB gene encoding IMP dehydrogenase, with amino-acid sequence MLRISQEALTFDDVLLIPGYSEVLPKDVSLKTRLTRGIELNIPLVSAAMDTVTEARLAIAMAQEGGIGIIHKNMTIEQQAAEVRKVKRHETAIVRDPETVTPETKISELLRKAAELGFSGFPVVSGNQLVGIVTGRDLRFTPNTGDSVAAIMTPKDKLVTVLEGTGLEEIKAKLYEHRVEKMLVVDKDFHLRGLVTFRDIEKAKTYPLASKDDLGRLRVGAAVGTGADTAERIAALAAAGVDVVVVDTAHGHSKGVIDRVRWVKQNFPAVQVIGGNIATAEAALALVEAGADAVKVGIGPGSICTTRIVAGVGVPQISAIANVSAALAASGVPMIADGGIRFSGDLAKAIAAGANAVMMGSMFAGTEEAPGEVELFQGRSYKSYRGMGSLGAMAQSQGSSDRYFQDSSAGAEKLVPEGIEGRVPYKGALAAIVHQLMGGLRASMGYTGCATVDEMRSKPQFVRITGAGMAESHVHDVQITKEAPNYRVG; translated from the coding sequence ATGCTGCGTATCAGCCAAGAAGCTCTGACCTTCGACGACGTTCTCCTGATCCCCGGTTATTCCGAGGTTCTGCCCAAGGATGTTTCCCTCAAGACCCGCCTGACCCGTGGCATCGAGCTGAACATTCCGCTGGTTTCCGCAGCGATGGATACCGTGACCGAGGCCCGTCTGGCCATCGCCATGGCCCAGGAAGGCGGCATCGGCATCATCCACAAGAACATGACCATCGAGCAGCAGGCTGCCGAGGTGCGCAAGGTCAAGCGCCACGAGACCGCCATCGTCCGCGATCCGGAAACCGTCACCCCGGAAACCAAGATCAGCGAGCTGCTGCGCAAGGCCGCCGAGCTGGGCTTCTCCGGCTTCCCGGTGGTGTCCGGCAACCAGCTGGTGGGTATCGTCACCGGCCGCGACCTGCGCTTCACCCCCAACACCGGCGACAGCGTCGCGGCGATCATGACGCCCAAGGACAAGCTGGTCACCGTGCTGGAAGGCACCGGCCTGGAAGAGATCAAGGCCAAGCTCTACGAGCACCGCGTCGAGAAGATGCTGGTGGTCGACAAGGACTTCCACCTGCGCGGCCTGGTGACCTTCCGTGACATCGAGAAGGCCAAGACCTACCCGCTGGCGTCCAAGGACGACCTAGGTCGCCTGCGCGTCGGCGCCGCCGTCGGCACCGGCGCCGACACCGCCGAGCGCATCGCCGCGCTGGCCGCCGCCGGCGTCGACGTGGTGGTGGTCGACACCGCCCACGGCCACTCCAAGGGCGTGATCGACCGCGTGCGCTGGGTCAAGCAGAACTTCCCCGCCGTGCAGGTGATCGGCGGCAACATCGCCACCGCCGAGGCCGCCCTGGCGCTGGTCGAGGCCGGCGCCGACGCGGTCAAGGTCGGTATCGGCCCGGGCTCGATCTGCACCACCCGCATCGTCGCCGGTGTCGGCGTGCCGCAGATCAGCGCCATCGCCAACGTCTCCGCCGCCCTGGCCGCTTCCGGCGTGCCGATGATCGCCGACGGCGGCATCCGCTTCTCCGGCGACCTGGCCAAGGCCATCGCCGCCGGCGCCAACGCGGTGATGATGGGCTCGATGTTCGCCGGCACCGAAGAGGCGCCGGGCGAGGTCGAGCTGTTCCAGGGCCGTTCCTACAAGTCTTACCGCGGCATGGGTTCGCTGGGCGCCATGGCGCAGTCCCAGGGCTCCTCGGATCGCTACTTCCAGGACTCCTCGGCCGGTGCCGAGAAGCTGGTGCCCGAAGGCATCGAAGGTCGCGTGCCGTACAAGGGCGCCCTGGCCGCCATCGTCCACCAGCTGATGGGCGGCCTGCGCGCTTCCATGGGCTACACCGGCTGCGCCACGGTCGACGAGATGCGCAGCAAGCCGCAGTTCGTGCGCATCACCGGCGCCGGCATGGCCGAGTCGCACGTGCATGACGTGCAGATCACCAAGGAAGCTCCGAACTACCGCGTAGGTTGA
- the guaA gene encoding glutamine-hydrolyzing GMP synthase — MAHQDIHAHRILILDFGSQYTQLIARRVREIGVYCEIHPFDMDDEALRAFDPRGIILAGGPESVHEANSPRAPQAVFDLGVPVFGICYGMQTMAEQLGGKVQGSDLREFGYARVDLVGKSRLLDGIEDHMDDDGLLSLDVWMSHGDKVTDLPAGFHIVASTPSCPIAAMADDNRCYYGVQFHPEVTHTKQGGRILSRFILDICGCAALWTPANIVEDAIAQVRAQVGERKVLLGLSGGVDSSVVAALLHRAIGEQLTCVFVDNGLLRLHEGDQVMAMFAENMGVKVIRANAEDKFLSRLAGVSDPEEKRKIIGRSFIEVFDEEAKKLEGIDFLAQGTIYPDVIESAGAKTGKAHVIKSHHNVGGLPEDMQFQLVEPLRELFKDEVRKIGLELGLPYDMVYRHPFPGPGLGVRILGEVKKEYADLLRRADHIFIEELRNFDWYHKTSQAFVVFQPVKSVGVVGDGRRYAWVVALRAVETIDFMTARWAHLPYELLEKVSNRIINEIEGISRVTYDVSSKPPATIEWE, encoded by the coding sequence ATGGCCCATCAAGACATTCACGCTCACCGGATCCTGATCCTCGACTTCGGCTCCCAGTACACCCAGCTGATCGCCCGCCGCGTGCGCGAGATCGGCGTGTACTGCGAGATCCACCCGTTCGACATGGACGACGAGGCGCTGCGCGCCTTCGATCCGCGCGGCATCATCCTCGCCGGCGGTCCGGAGTCGGTGCACGAGGCCAACAGCCCGCGCGCGCCGCAGGCGGTGTTCGACCTCGGCGTGCCGGTGTTCGGCATCTGCTACGGCATGCAGACCATGGCCGAGCAGCTCGGCGGCAAGGTGCAGGGCTCGGACCTGCGCGAGTTCGGCTATGCCCGCGTCGACCTGGTCGGCAAGAGCCGCCTGCTCGACGGCATCGAAGACCACATGGACGACGACGGTCTGCTCAGCCTCGACGTGTGGATGAGCCACGGCGACAAGGTCACCGACCTGCCGGCCGGCTTCCACATCGTCGCCAGCACCCCGAGCTGCCCGATCGCCGCGATGGCCGACGACAACCGCTGCTACTACGGCGTGCAGTTCCACCCGGAAGTGACCCACACCAAGCAGGGCGGGCGCATCCTGTCGCGCTTCATCCTCGACATCTGCGGCTGCGCCGCGCTGTGGACCCCGGCCAACATCGTCGAGGACGCCATCGCCCAGGTGCGCGCCCAGGTCGGCGAGCGCAAGGTGCTGCTCGGCCTGTCCGGCGGCGTCGACTCCTCGGTGGTCGCGGCGCTGTTGCACCGCGCCATCGGCGAGCAGCTGACCTGCGTGTTCGTCGACAACGGCCTGCTGCGCCTGCACGAGGGCGACCAGGTGATGGCCATGTTCGCCGAGAACATGGGCGTCAAGGTGATCCGCGCCAACGCCGAGGACAAGTTCCTCTCCCGTCTGGCCGGGGTCAGCGACCCGGAAGAGAAGCGCAAGATCATCGGTCGCAGCTTCATCGAGGTGTTCGACGAGGAGGCCAAGAAGCTCGAAGGCATCGACTTCCTCGCCCAGGGCACCATCTACCCGGACGTGATCGAGTCGGCCGGCGCCAAGACCGGCAAGGCCCACGTGATCAAGAGCCACCACAACGTCGGCGGCCTGCCCGAGGACATGCAGTTCCAGCTGGTCGAGCCGCTGCGCGAGCTGTTCAAGGACGAGGTGCGCAAAATCGGCCTCGAACTCGGCCTGCCCTACGACATGGTCTACCGCCACCCGTTCCCCGGTCCGGGCCTGGGCGTGCGCATCCTCGGCGAGGTGAAGAAGGAGTACGCCGACCTGCTGCGTCGCGCCGACCACATCTTCATCGAGGAGCTGCGCAACTTCGACTGGTACCACAAGACCAGCCAGGCCTTCGTGGTGTTCCAGCCGGTGAAATCGGTCGGCGTGGTCGGCGACGGCCGCCGCTACGCCTGGGTCGTGGCCCTGCGCGCGGTGGAAACCATCGACTTCATGACCGCGCGCTGGGCGCACCTGCCCTACGAGCTGCTGGAGAAGGTCTCCAACCGCATCATCAACGAGATCGAGGGCATCTCCCGCGTCACCTACGACGTGTCGAGCAAGCCGCCGGCGACCATCGAGTGGGAATGA
- a CDS encoding DUF445 domain-containing protein produces MSPARAPLARMKILALGLLLLAALLYCLATWMGAAHPAWGYLAAFAEAAMVGAIADWFAVTALFRHPLGLPIPHTAIIPRKKARLGGNLSDFICTHFLATPQIMAKLQHFDAAERLAAWLCQPHNARALAEGGGAVVDFLLRALREEAVQQFIRHTLLARLARLDLACLAGDALAALVRDGRHQAALDELLRWADRLLRDEATQRRLATALSAEFGGLRVRLFGKELGLDDKAGRWSAERVVARLSVLLGEVAGDPRHELRGQFAACLDELVQRLRSDPRYRLKGETLRAELLAHPALAGYLDDLWQALLDDLGNDLARGADSRLRGRLAGLLQRLGSELAADAELRGWIDRRLREGVPPLLERYREAIGRYIAARVEAWDDRELVELLERQVGRDLQFIRINGTLVGGCVGLLLHALTALAATL; encoded by the coding sequence ATGTCGCCCGCCCGTGCGCCGCTGGCGCGAATGAAAATCCTCGCCCTGGGGTTGTTGCTGCTGGCGGCGCTGCTGTACTGTCTGGCCACCTGGATGGGCGCGGCGCATCCGGCCTGGGGCTATCTGGCGGCATTCGCCGAGGCGGCCATGGTCGGCGCGATCGCCGACTGGTTCGCCGTCACCGCCCTGTTCCGTCATCCGCTGGGGCTGCCGATTCCGCACACCGCGATCATCCCGCGCAAGAAGGCGCGGCTCGGTGGCAACCTCTCCGATTTCATCTGTACCCACTTCCTCGCCACCCCTCAGATCATGGCCAAACTCCAGCACTTCGATGCCGCCGAGCGCCTGGCCGCCTGGCTGTGCCAGCCGCACAACGCCCGCGCGCTGGCCGAGGGCGGCGGCGCCGTGGTCGACTTCCTCCTGCGCGCGCTGCGCGAGGAGGCGGTGCAGCAGTTCATCCGCCATACCCTGCTGGCGCGCCTGGCCCGGCTGGACCTGGCCTGTCTGGCCGGCGACGCCCTGGCCGCGCTGGTCCGCGACGGCCGCCATCAGGCGGCGCTCGACGAGCTGCTGCGCTGGGCCGACCGTCTGCTGCGCGACGAGGCGACCCAGCGGCGCCTGGCCACAGCGCTGTCCGCCGAGTTCGGCGGGCTGCGCGTGCGGCTGTTCGGCAAGGAGCTGGGGCTCGACGACAAGGCCGGCCGCTGGTCGGCCGAGCGCGTGGTAGCGCGGCTCTCCGTGCTGCTCGGCGAGGTGGCCGGCGATCCCCGCCACGAGCTGCGCGGACAGTTCGCCGCCTGCCTGGACGAGCTGGTGCAGCGCCTGCGCAGCGACCCGCGCTACCGCCTCAAGGGCGAGACGCTGCGCGCCGAGCTGCTCGCCCATCCGGCGCTGGCCGGCTACCTGGACGATCTCTGGCAGGCGCTGCTCGACGATCTGGGCAACGACCTCGCGCGCGGCGCCGACTCGCGCCTGCGCGGCCGTCTGGCTGGGCTGCTGCAGCGCCTCGGCAGCGAGCTGGCGGCCGACGCCGAGCTGCGCGGCTGGATCGACCGCCGCCTGCGCGAAGGCGTGCCGCCGCTGCTGGAGCGCTACCGCGAGGCCATCGGCCGCTACATCGCCGCCCGCGTCGAGGCCTGGGACGACCGCGAACTGGTCGAGCTGCTGGAGCGCCAGGTCGGCCGCGACCTGCAGTTCATCCGCATCAACGGCACCTTGGTCGGCGGCTGCGTCGGCCTGCTGCTGCATGCCCTCACCGCGCTGGCTGCGACGCTCTGA
- a CDS encoding multicopper oxidase family protein, which translates to MSFTRRQILAGLAGLTVVGLGAGGARYWLGRPGDTASHDYELIAAPLDVELMPGHATRVWAYGGQAPGLELRARQGELLRVRFVNRLPEPSTIHWHGIRLPLEMDGVPYVSQLPVLPGEYFDYVFRVPDAGSFWYHPHTASGAQLGRGLVGPLIVEEREPTGFRHERTLSLKSWHVDGAGAFTDFSVPREAARGGTPGRLSTVNGVHAPSVELPAGQIVRLRILNLDNTLTYRLNLPGAEARIYALDGNPVTPRPLGRDYWLGPGMRIELALRVPEAGAELALRNGPLRLATLKSVASQDALAGDWPPALPANPVAEPDLAAAETLRFNFEWAGVVSANLAQGAAHSFWQINGQAWDIDDKSCAERPIATLRQGRSYVFELRNVSQYQHPIHLHGMTFKVLASNRRRIEAPWFTDTYLLGKNETAKIALVADNPGMWMFHCHVVDHMETGLMAAIAVV; encoded by the coding sequence ATGAGCTTCACCCGCAGACAGATCCTCGCCGGGCTGGCCGGCCTGACCGTGGTCGGCCTCGGCGCCGGCGGCGCCCGCTACTGGCTGGGCCGGCCGGGCGATACCGCCAGCCACGACTACGAACTGATCGCCGCGCCGCTGGACGTCGAACTGATGCCCGGCCACGCCACCCGCGTCTGGGCCTACGGCGGCCAGGCGCCGGGGCTGGAGCTGCGCGCCCGTCAGGGCGAGCTGCTGCGGGTGCGCTTCGTCAACCGGCTGCCCGAGCCGAGCACCATCCACTGGCACGGCATCCGCCTGCCGCTGGAGATGGACGGCGTGCCCTATGTCTCGCAGCTGCCGGTGCTGCCCGGCGAGTACTTCGACTACGTGTTCCGCGTGCCCGACGCCGGCAGCTTCTGGTATCACCCGCACACCGCCAGCGGCGCACAGCTCGGCCGCGGCCTGGTCGGCCCGCTGATCGTCGAGGAGCGCGAGCCGACGGGCTTTCGCCACGAGCGCACGCTGAGCCTGAAAAGCTGGCATGTGGACGGCGCGGGCGCCTTCACCGACTTCAGCGTGCCGCGCGAGGCGGCGCGCGGCGGCACGCCGGGGCGGCTGTCGACGGTCAACGGCGTGCATGCGCCGAGCGTCGAGCTGCCGGCCGGACAGATCGTCCGCCTGCGCATCCTCAATCTCGACAACACCCTGACCTACCGCCTCAACCTGCCCGGCGCCGAGGCGCGTATCTATGCCCTGGACGGCAACCCGGTGACTCCGCGTCCGCTGGGCCGGGACTACTGGCTGGGGCCGGGGATGCGCATCGAGCTGGCCCTGCGGGTGCCGGAGGCCGGCGCCGAGCTGGCGCTGCGCAACGGCCCGCTGCGTCTGGCGACCCTGAAGAGCGTGGCCAGCCAGGACGCGCTGGCCGGCGACTGGCCGCCGGCGCTGCCGGCCAACCCGGTGGCCGAGCCGGACCTGGCCGCCGCCGAGACCCTGCGCTTCAACTTCGAGTGGGCCGGCGTGGTGTCGGCCAACCTGGCGCAGGGCGCGGCGCACAGCTTCTGGCAGATCAACGGCCAGGCCTGGGACATCGACGACAAGAGCTGCGCCGAGCGGCCGATCGCCACCCTGCGGCAGGGGCGCAGCTATGTCTTCGAGCTGCGCAACGTCAGCCAGTACCAGCACCCGATCCACCTGCATGGCATGACCTTCAAGGTGCTCGCCTCGAACCGCCGGCGCATCGAGGCGCCCTGGTTCACCGACACCTACCTGCTGGGCAAGAACGAGACGGCGAAGATCGCCCTGGTCGCCGACAATCCGGGGATGTGGATGTTCCACTGCCATGTGGTCGACCACATGGAGACCGGGCTGATGGCGGCCATCGCGGTGGTCTGA
- the tadA gene encoding tRNA adenosine(34) deaminase TadA, which produces MKRPAIIDRSQDERFMREALALAAEGAARGEVPVGAVLVVDGEIVGRGFNCPISGHDPSAHAEMVAIRDAARHLANYRLVGSTLYVTLEPCSMCAGLIVHSRVGRLVYGASEPKAGVVQSRGRFFEQDFLNHRLAVEGGVLAEACGTILSDFFRARRRKATPDAAPPAADSAGG; this is translated from the coding sequence ATGAAAAGACCCGCGATCATCGACCGCAGCCAGGACGAGCGCTTCATGCGCGAGGCGCTGGCGCTCGCCGCCGAGGGTGCCGCGCGCGGCGAGGTGCCGGTGGGCGCGGTGCTGGTGGTCGACGGCGAGATCGTCGGACGCGGCTTCAACTGCCCGATTTCCGGCCACGACCCCAGCGCCCACGCCGAGATGGTGGCGATCCGCGACGCGGCGCGACATCTTGCGAACTACCGGCTGGTCGGCAGCACCCTCTACGTGACCCTGGAGCCGTGCAGCATGTGCGCCGGGCTGATCGTCCATTCGCGGGTCGGCCGGCTGGTCTACGGCGCCAGCGAGCCCAAGGCCGGGGTGGTGCAGAGTCGCGGGCGGTTCTTCGAGCAGGACTTCCTCAACCACCGCCTGGCGGTGGAGGGCGGGGTGCTGGCCGAGGCCTGCGGGACCATCCTCAGCGACTTCTTCCGCGCCCGGCGCCGCAAGGCGACCCCGGACGCGGCGCCGCCCGCGGCGGATAGCGCGGGCGGCTGA
- a CDS encoding methyl-accepting chemotaxis protein: MHALINRLSIRSTLNIALALFAVLILAIAALGLTSTRMAGQRIQQIENVDIQMVDSMNRAYILRLNAFLRMERYAEQYSQGRGAEAAGVLAEAEDLVRQARQRFDTYRQAPPLEDAAFKALADDFERTFDAALQIQEQLLKALRDHDIYTFDSLKEELLSQHGPATRQALDAFYAHSERDYLARQEDYQSAIGRFAYFGGGALLIALLALLLTRQALTAMVVRPLEVAVDHLQHLAKADLAQTIHVTSRNEVGQLLAAMRDMQQSLGGIVATVREGSSAILGGTREIAAGNADLSSRTEQQAASLEETAASMEELTATVKQNADNARQASALANDASATADQGREVVHQVVETMQGITDSSQRIARIIDVIDSIAFQTNILALNASVEAARAGEQGRGFTVVASEVRNLASRSAQAAQEIKTLIDESTRRVDDGSKLVERAGQTMGEVVGAVRRVADIVDEISAASQEQSEGIGQVNTAVTQMDQVTQQNAGLVQEASAASSALADQAHRLEDAVAIFRLPPAAQPARRTSTAPAAAPRASQGPARTTPAAQPRALADDDAWETF, translated from the coding sequence ATGCACGCCCTGATCAACCGACTCAGCATCCGCTCGACCCTGAACATCGCCCTGGCGCTGTTCGCCGTCCTGATCCTGGCCATCGCCGCCCTCGGCCTGACCAGCACCCGGATGGCCGGCCAGCGCATCCAGCAGATCGAGAACGTCGACATCCAGATGGTCGACTCGATGAACCGCGCCTACATCCTGCGCCTCAACGCCTTCCTGCGCATGGAGCGCTACGCCGAACAGTACAGCCAGGGCCGTGGCGCCGAGGCGGCCGGCGTGCTGGCCGAAGCCGAGGATCTGGTCCGCCAGGCCCGCCAGCGCTTCGACACCTATCGCCAGGCGCCGCCACTGGAAGACGCCGCCTTCAAGGCACTGGCCGACGACTTCGAGCGCACCTTCGACGCCGCGCTGCAGATCCAGGAGCAGCTGCTCAAGGCGCTGCGCGATCACGACATCTACACCTTCGACAGCCTCAAGGAGGAGCTGCTCAGCCAGCACGGCCCGGCCACCCGCCAGGCGCTGGACGCCTTCTACGCCCACTCGGAGCGCGACTACCTGGCGCGCCAGGAGGACTACCAGTCGGCCATCGGCCGCTTCGCCTACTTCGGCGGCGGCGCCCTGCTGATCGCCCTGCTCGCCCTGCTGCTGACCCGCCAGGCACTGACCGCCATGGTGGTGCGCCCGCTGGAGGTCGCCGTCGATCACCTGCAGCACCTGGCCAAGGCCGATCTGGCGCAGACCATCCACGTCACCTCGCGCAACGAGGTAGGCCAGCTGCTCGCCGCCATGCGCGACATGCAGCAGAGCCTCGGCGGCATCGTCGCCACCGTGCGCGAGGGCAGCAGCGCGATCCTCGGCGGCACCCGCGAGATCGCCGCCGGCAACGCCGACCTGTCCTCGCGCACCGAGCAGCAAGCCGCTTCCCTTGAAGAAACCGCAGCGAGCATGGAGGAGCTGACCGCCACGGTGAAGCAGAACGCTGACAACGCCCGCCAGGCCAGCGCGCTGGCCAACGATGCTTCGGCGACCGCCGACCAGGGCCGCGAGGTGGTGCATCAGGTGGTCGAGACCATGCAGGGCATCACCGACAGCTCGCAGCGCATCGCGCGGATCATCGACGTCATCGACTCGATCGCCTTCCAGACCAACATCCTCGCGCTCAACGCCTCGGTGGAAGCGGCGCGGGCCGGCGAACAGGGTCGCGGCTTCACCGTGGTGGCCAGCGAGGTGCGCAACCTGGCCAGCCGCAGCGCCCAGGCGGCCCAGGAGATCAAGACCCTGATCGACGAATCCACCCGCCGGGTCGACGACGGCTCGAAACTGGTCGAGCGCGCCGGCCAGACCATGGGCGAGGTGGTCGGCGCGGTGCGCCGGGTCGCCGACATCGTCGACGAGATCTCCGCCGCCTCCCAGGAGCAGAGCGAGGGCATCGGCCAGGTCAACACCGCAGTGACCCAGATGGATCAGGTCACCCAGCAGAATGCCGGGCTGGTGCAGGAAGCCTCGGCGGCCTCCAGCGCCCTGGCCGACCAGGCTCACCGTCTGGAGGATGCGGTGGCGATCTTCCGCCTGCCGCCCGCGGCGCAGCCGGCCCGCCGCACCAGCACAGCGCCTGCCGCCGCGCCGCGCGCCAGCCAAGGCCCGGCCAGGACGACGCCAGCCGCGCAGCCTCGGGCGCTGGCCGACGACGACGCCTGGGAAACCTTCTGA
- the mltF gene encoding membrane-bound lytic murein transglycosylase MltF codes for MYSLNALRLGHCAWLLTATLLLLLGACGKAPTALERVQEDGVLRVITRNSPTTYYQDRNGPTGFEYELAERFAESLGVTLEIETADSIDELFERLGRPDGPHLAAAGLLASENRSALARFSQGYLDVTLQVVYRSNRQRPTKPEQLIGQRITVVKGSRHAEVLAELKRRLPELQYSESSEVEVADLLRMVDEGQLDLTLVGSNELAMNQFALPNVRVAFDLEGTQQLVWAVPPGEDRSLLDKIDAFLAEAQRDKTIQQLKERYYGHADVLGYVGTTTFARHLQQRMPRYEEHFRQAAEKHKVDWRLLAAMGYQESLWQPDATSKTGVRGLMMLTLRTAQAMGVSDRLDPRQSIHGGARYIAEIHAGLPASIEEPDRTWFALAAYNVGGGHLEDARKLTREAGLNPDKWRDVKKILPRLSQKQWYSKTRYGYARGGEPVHFVNNIRRYYDILTWVTQPQLEGEQIADRGLHRPGIDKTPPKDAPPL; via the coding sequence ATGTACAGCCTCAATGCACTGCGTCTGGGCCATTGCGCCTGGCTGCTGACCGCCACCCTGCTCCTGCTGCTCGGCGCCTGCGGCAAGGCCCCCACTGCGCTGGAGCGGGTGCAGGAAGACGGGGTACTGCGGGTGATCACCCGCAACAGCCCGACCACCTACTACCAGGACCGCAACGGCCCGACCGGTTTCGAGTACGAGCTGGCCGAGCGCTTCGCCGAGTCCCTCGGCGTGACGCTGGAAATCGAGACCGCCGACAGCATCGACGAGCTGTTCGAGCGCCTCGGTCGCCCCGACGGCCCGCACCTGGCCGCCGCCGGGCTGCTCGCCTCGGAAAACCGCAGCGCCCTGGCGCGCTTCAGCCAGGGCTACCTGGACGTTACCCTGCAGGTGGTCTATCGCAGCAACCGGCAGCGTCCGACCAAGCCCGAACAGCTGATCGGCCAGCGTATCACCGTGGTCAAGGGCAGCCGCCACGCCGAGGTGCTCGCCGAGCTGAAGCGGCGTCTACCCGAACTGCAGTACAGCGAATCGAGCGAGGTCGAGGTCGCCGACCTGCTGCGCATGGTCGACGAGGGCCAGCTCGACCTGACCCTGGTCGGCTCCAACGAGCTGGCGATGAACCAGTTCGCCCTGCCCAACGTGCGCGTGGCCTTCGACCTGGAGGGCACCCAGCAACTGGTGTGGGCGGTGCCGCCCGGCGAAGACCGCAGCCTGCTCGACAAGATCGACGCCTTCCTCGCCGAAGCGCAGCGCGACAAGACCATCCAGCAGCTCAAGGAGCGCTACTACGGCCATGCCGACGTGCTCGGCTACGTCGGCACCACCACCTTCGCCCGCCACCTGCAGCAGCGCATGCCGCGTTACGAGGAGCACTTCCGCCAGGCCGCCGAGAAGCACAAGGTCGACTGGCGACTGCTCGCGGCGATGGGTTACCAGGAATCGTTGTGGCAGCCCGACGCCACCTCCAAGACCGGCGTGCGCGGCCTGATGATGCTGACCCTGCGCACCGCCCAGGCGATGGGCGTTTCCGACCGCCTCGACCCGCGCCAGAGCATCCACGGCGGCGCCCGCTACATCGCCGAGATCCATGCCGGCCTGCCGGCCAGCATCGAGGAGCCGGACCGCACCTGGTTCGCCCTGGCCGCCTACAACGTCGGCGGCGGTCACCTGGAAGACGCCCGCAAGCTGACCCGCGAGGCCGGGCTGAATCCCGACAAGTGGCGGGATGTGAAAAAGATCCTGCCGCGCCTCTCGCAGAAGCAGTGGTACAGCAAGACCCGCTACGGCTACGCGCGCGGCGGCGAGCCGGTGCACTTCGTCAACAACATCCGCCGCTACTACGACATCCTCACCTGGGTCACCCAGCCGCAACTGGAAGGCGAACAGATCGCCGACCGCGGCCTGCACCGCCCGGGCATCGACAAGACCCCGCCCAAGGACGCCCCGCCGCTCTGA